The Aquiluna sp. KACHI24 genome contains a region encoding:
- the zwf gene encoding glucose-6-phosphate dehydrogenase, with protein sequence MATNPLRNPKDRRLHKIAGPSGLIMFGVTGDLSRKKLMPAVYDLANRGLLPPAFSLVGFARRDWSKQDFETVVYEAVKAHARTPWSDSVWEQLVQGIRFVSGRHDDPEAFQELKRTVDELDRERGTAGNHAFYLSIPPRDFPLVVNQLEAAGLTDAGPGEFRRVVIEKPFGSDLKTARELNEVVERVFPADSVFRIDHYLGKETVQNILALRFANEMFEPIWNSQHIDHVQITMAEDIGIGGRAGYYDGIGAARDVIQNHLLQLLALTAMEQPDSFDATDLRAEKEKVLAAVKLPADLSKHTARGQYLGGWQGGEQVLGFLEEDGINPQSKTETFAAFRLDVDTDRWKGVPFYLRAGKRLGRRVTEIAVVFKRASQQLFAQEQTALLGENALVIRVQPNEGVTMRFGSKVPGPSMQVRDVTMDFGYGHAFTEDSPEAYERLILDVLLGEPPLFPRQREVELSWEILDPIVSHWEQNSRPEPYAPGSWGPESAHRMLEIDGRSWRRP encoded by the coding sequence ATGGCAACTAACCCACTGCGTAATCCCAAAGACCGTCGACTGCACAAGATTGCAGGCCCTAGCGGTCTGATCATGTTTGGTGTTACCGGTGACCTATCGCGCAAGAAGCTAATGCCGGCGGTCTATGACCTAGCCAACCGAGGCCTTTTGCCACCTGCTTTTTCTCTCGTCGGTTTCGCTAGACGTGACTGGTCAAAGCAAGATTTCGAAACCGTGGTCTATGAGGCTGTTAAGGCACACGCCAGAACCCCTTGGTCTGATTCGGTATGGGAGCAGTTGGTTCAAGGCATTCGATTTGTCTCGGGGCGTCACGATGATCCTGAGGCTTTCCAAGAGCTGAAGCGAACTGTTGATGAGCTCGACCGAGAGCGAGGCACGGCAGGTAATCACGCCTTCTACCTATCAATCCCGCCGCGGGATTTCCCGCTGGTTGTGAATCAGCTGGAAGCAGCTGGATTGACTGATGCTGGGCCAGGTGAGTTCCGTCGCGTAGTCATTGAGAAGCCCTTTGGATCTGACCTCAAGACGGCACGCGAGTTGAATGAAGTTGTGGAGCGAGTGTTTCCGGCCGACTCGGTATTCCGAATCGATCACTACCTCGGTAAAGAGACAGTGCAGAACATTTTGGCATTGCGGTTTGCCAATGAAATGTTTGAGCCTATTTGGAACAGTCAGCACATCGATCACGTGCAGATCACCATGGCCGAGGATATTGGCATTGGCGGCAGGGCTGGGTATTACGACGGTATTGGAGCGGCTCGTGATGTGATTCAGAATCACCTCTTGCAGCTACTCGCGCTAACTGCCATGGAGCAACCTGATTCCTTCGACGCCACCGACCTGCGTGCCGAAAAGGAAAAGGTTCTCGCGGCAGTTAAGTTGCCGGCAGATCTCTCTAAGCACACCGCTCGCGGGCAATACCTGGGCGGTTGGCAGGGTGGTGAGCAGGTGCTGGGATTCTTGGAAGAGGACGGGATTAACCCGCAGTCGAAGACCGAGACCTTCGCGGCTTTCAGACTCGATGTTGACACCGATCGCTGGAAGGGTGTCCCCTTTTACCTACGCGCTGGCAAGCGGCTAGGTAGACGCGTGACCGAGATTGCAGTCGTGTTCAAACGAGCTTCGCAACAGCTATTCGCCCAAGAGCAGACTGCTCTACTGGGTGAAAATGCCTTGGTCATCAGGGTTCAGCCCAACGAGGGTGTGACCATGCGCTTTGGATCAAAGGTTCCGGGGCCAAGCATGCAGGTTCGCGATGTAACCATGGACTTTGGATATGGCCATGCCTTCACTGAGGACAGCCCTGAGGCCTATGAGCGTCTGATCCTTGATGTATTGCTGGGTGAACCACCACTATTCCCAAGACAGCGTGAGGTCGAGCTCTCCTGGGAGATTCTCGACCCTATCGTTAGCCACTGGGAGCAGAATTCCAGACCAGAGCCGTATGCACCGGGCAGCTGGGGACCAGAGTCCGCGCATCGCATGCTCGAAATTGATGGCAGATCCTGGAGGCGACCATGA
- a CDS encoding glucose-6-phosphate dehydrogenase assembly protein OpcA: protein MIVDIPNTTVSKVSKKLQELRDSGGVVALGRVLTLLIQTDLEHVEAAIKAANGASRLHPSRIIVLADEPHSEAADQLDAQIRVGGDAGASEVIVLRAYGDAASNPESLITGLLLPDAPVVAWWPSSCSASPASSAVGQIASRRLIDSALQNNAREFLKEFASNYQPGDGDLAWTRITLWRAQLAALFEQHAHRRVTKVRVLGSASSPSADLLAMWLGTSLGIHAELISVVDGVQIQGIYGVEVEFEDGYLHVHRPDQVATIKQTGAPDSSVLLPRRSDQDCLVEDMRFLGEDEIFGNVLRGFLAK from the coding sequence ATGATCGTTGATATCCCAAACACCACCGTCTCTAAGGTGAGCAAGAAGCTTCAGGAGCTTCGTGACTCTGGTGGTGTGGTCGCACTGGGTCGAGTTCTCACGCTGCTGATTCAGACAGACCTTGAGCATGTTGAGGCAGCTATCAAGGCTGCCAATGGCGCCTCAAGACTGCACCCTTCCAGAATCATCGTGCTTGCCGACGAGCCTCACTCGGAGGCTGCAGATCAGCTTGATGCCCAGATTCGCGTTGGTGGCGACGCGGGAGCGTCCGAGGTCATCGTATTGCGCGCCTACGGTGATGCCGCATCGAACCCAGAATCTTTGATTACCGGACTATTGCTACCCGATGCTCCGGTCGTGGCGTGGTGGCCATCCTCCTGCTCCGCAAGCCCCGCAAGCTCTGCGGTTGGTCAAATAGCGTCAAGACGTTTGATCGACTCAGCCCTGCAAAACAACGCCCGTGAATTTTTGAAAGAGTTTGCTTCCAATTACCAACCGGGTGATGGCGACCTGGCATGGACTCGAATCACTCTCTGGAGAGCTCAGCTAGCTGCGCTATTTGAGCAGCATGCCCACCGAAGGGTCACGAAGGTTCGAGTCTTGGGTAGCGCAAGCTCTCCGAGCGCTGACTTGCTGGCGATGTGGCTTGGCACTTCTCTCGGCATCCACGCTGAACTGATTTCAGTTGTGGACGGTGTTCAAATTCAGGGCATCTATGGCGTGGAGGTTGAGTTTGAAGACGGTTACCTGCACGTTCACAGACCAGATCAGGTAGCAACCATCAAGCAAACCGGTGCTCCAGACAGCTCAGTGCTTCTCCCCCGCCGTTCGGATCAAGACTGCTTGGTCGAGGATATGCGCTTTTTGGGTGAGGATGAGATCTTCGGCAACGTGCTGCGAGGCTTTCTAGCCAAATGA
- the pgl gene encoding 6-phosphogluconolactonase, translated as MSDFEVFDTPTQVASEVASRLAALIQQDGSTKLVALTGGTLGIEVIREFAKFDNGTLPVKFVFGDERFVAPSHADRNEHQGLVAWPGLEKYLLRYPDADQDLDTAAENFEAFLKQELGENPVFDLTILGMGPDGHVASLFPGHDSPGELVVAESDSPKPPSQRLSLSYDALNRSRQVWFVASGDAKADAVRCARSADCELPVAKVKGLEKTLWFIDLELSRAL; from the coding sequence ATGAGTGACTTTGAGGTTTTTGACACACCAACCCAGGTTGCTTCAGAGGTTGCATCGAGGCTAGCGGCTTTGATCCAGCAAGATGGCAGCACGAAACTTGTTGCCCTCACTGGTGGAACTTTGGGTATTGAAGTGATTCGAGAGTTTGCCAAGTTTGACAATGGCACGCTTCCTGTGAAATTCGTTTTTGGCGACGAGCGCTTTGTCGCCCCCTCTCATGCCGACAGAAATGAGCATCAGGGTTTAGTCGCTTGGCCGGGGCTAGAGAAATATCTGCTCCGCTACCCAGATGCTGATCAAGATCTGGACACTGCCGCCGAGAACTTCGAAGCCTTTCTCAAGCAGGAACTCGGTGAGAACCCAGTTTTTGACCTGACAATCTTGGGCATGGGGCCCGATGGTCACGTCGCTAGCCTCTTCCCAGGTCACGACTCCCCCGGAGAACTGGTGGTTGCTGAGTCCGATTCACCGAAGCCACCATCGCAGCGACTCAGTCTTAGCTATGACGCGTTGAATCGTTCGCGTCAGGTTTGGTTTGTAGCCTCGGGAGACGCCAAGGCCGATGCTGTTCGCTGCGCGAGGAGTGCTGATTGTGAACTACCAGTTGCAAAAGTAAAAGGCCTTGAAAAGACCCTTTGGTTTATTGACCTAGAACTTAGCCGCGCGCTTTAG
- a CDS encoding RNA polymerase-binding protein RbpA encodes MSNSASIRGARVGAGPMGEQDRGHQVPKITLSFYCSNGHESHPMFAATVSSEDLPSEIDCPNCGLPAGKDKANPPLVAKIEPYKTHLAYVKERRTDEEAAQILDEALSAIRERRERAAAAAKARG; translated from the coding sequence GTGTCAAATTCAGCCTCAATTCGCGGCGCCCGCGTTGGCGCTGGACCAATGGGTGAGCAGGATCGCGGTCACCAGGTACCCAAGATCACTCTGAGCTTCTACTGCTCAAACGGACATGAGTCCCACCCGATGTTTGCTGCTACGGTCAGTTCTGAAGACCTGCCTTCCGAGATCGACTGCCCAAACTGCGGCCTGCCTGCTGGTAAAGACAAGGCAAATCCACCATTGGTGGCGAAGATTGAGCCGTATAAGACACACCTCGCATACGTGAAAGAGCGTCGAACCGACGAAGAGGCAGCTCAGATTCTTGATGAGGCACTCAGCGCTATCAGAGAGCGTCGTGAGCGCGCGGCAGCTGCTGCTAAAGCGCGCGGCTAA
- the secG gene encoding preprotein translocase subunit SecG, producing MAALQTALLVLLAITSTLLIMMILLHKGRGGGVADMFGGGMTSSMSSSGVAERNLNRITIVLALVWVTVIIILGLFTRFGWAA from the coding sequence ATGGCTGCCTTGCAAACCGCACTCCTAGTGCTGCTGGCGATTACTAGCACCCTGCTGATTATGATGATCTTGCTTCACAAGGGTCGTGGTGGCGGAGTTGCCGACATGTTCGGTGGCGGCATGACCTCCTCAATGAGTTCATCCGGTGTCGCAGAGCGCAACCTAAACCGCATCACCATCGTGCTAGCGCTGGTTTGGGTAACCGTAATTATCATCCTCGGACTCTTCACTAGATTCGGCTGGGCGGCTTAG
- the tpiA gene encoding triose-phosphate isomerase — MTKRTPFIAGNWKMNLDHLQAIALIQKLSWTLSDADHDFSKVEVCVFPPFTDLRSAQTLIEAEKFELKLGAQDLSKHDSGAFTGEVSGAFLSKLGVGYVLIGHSERRQYHAETDEVVRDKVAAAWRHNLVPVICVGETLEELETEGQSAVPVRQTLAALAGHETLGEFVIAYEPVWAIGTGKVATPAEAEAVTKAIRASLKESFGDEVAQSRILYGGSVKANNVAGFLASGEVDGVLVGGASLDAEEFAGIARLQKHIVL; from the coding sequence ATGACTAAGCGCACCCCATTCATTGCTGGTAACTGGAAGATGAACCTGGATCACCTCCAGGCCATCGCGCTGATTCAGAAGCTTTCCTGGACCCTCAGCGACGCAGACCATGATTTCTCCAAGGTAGAGGTCTGTGTCTTCCCACCTTTCACTGACCTCAGAAGTGCGCAAACCCTGATTGAAGCAGAGAAGTTCGAGCTGAAACTGGGTGCTCAGGATCTGTCCAAGCACGACTCGGGAGCATTTACCGGTGAAGTATCTGGAGCATTCCTTTCCAAGTTGGGCGTTGGCTATGTTTTGATTGGACATTCCGAGCGTAGGCAGTACCATGCCGAGACCGATGAGGTTGTGCGAGACAAGGTTGCGGCCGCTTGGCGTCACAACCTCGTGCCAGTGATCTGTGTTGGCGAGACCCTGGAGGAGCTTGAAACCGAGGGTCAAAGCGCTGTCCCGGTTCGACAGACGCTCGCTGCACTTGCTGGTCACGAGACCCTGGGTGAGTTTGTAATCGCTTATGAGCCTGTATGGGCAATTGGCACAGGCAAGGTTGCGACCCCAGCGGAGGCTGAGGCTGTTACCAAGGCGATTCGCGCCAGCCTGAAGGAGAGCTTCGGCGACGAGGTCGCCCAGAGCAGAATTCTCTACGGTGGTTCAGTCAAGGCCAACAACGTTGCCGGGTTCTTGGCATCGGGCGAAGTCGATGGCGTATTGGTTGGTGGCGCAAGCCTCGATGCTGAGGAGTTCGCGGGTATCGCGCGCCTCCAAAAGCACATAGTTCTATAA